In Cicer arietinum cultivar CDC Frontier isolate Library 1 chromosome 7, Cicar.CDCFrontier_v2.0, whole genome shotgun sequence, the genomic window TTTCTTCtgattattgtattttttaatatgtgtgcaAAAACCTTAAACTACACTCATTGTGAGAGAGAGAGACTATAATACAAAGGCCTAGAGGATATTATTGAGAAGCTGGATAGTTTTGAAGTCCATCATACTCACCTGCTACACCTATAAAACATCACCAATCCAACAGAAGCAAGTAACACTCCAAACCATGCAAAAAGGCCAGCTGCAGCTGTCAGCTTTGGCATATTTGTTGCTGAAGGTAAAATTAACAGAAATGATGGAAATTAACAGTCAGATGGCCATAAAAAAAACGCATAAATATACATCAAGATGCTCACGCAAACGCATAATTGATTTCAGATGTGGAAGCTGAGGTAGATACCCAAGATGACCGAATGAATATAGGTGACCAATAGCACAAAAATTATGCACCAAAGAACAGGAGCAAGTCCTAATTTAGATATCCTTCCAAGGCGGCTGTTAGAGTCAAAGCGTTTGTCAAGCAACCTTCGGGCATTTCCCNNNNNNNNNNNNNNNNNNNNNNNNNNNNNNNNNNNNNNNNNNNNNNNNNNNNNNNNNNNNNNNNNNNNNNNNNNNNNNNNNNNNNNNNNNNNNNNNNNNNNNNNNNNNNNNNNNNNNNNNNNNNNNNNNNNNNNNNNNNNNNNNNNNNNNNNNNNNNNNNNNNNNNNNNNNNNNNNNNNNNNNNNNNNNNNNNNNNNNNNNNNNNNNNNNNNNNNNNNNNNNNNNNNNNNNNNNNNNNNNNNNNNNNNNNNNNNNNNNNNNNNNNNNNNNNNNNNNNNNNNNNNNNNNNNNNNNNNNNNNNNNNNNNNNNNNNNNNNNNNNNNNNNNNNNNNNNNNNNNNNNNNNNNNNNNNNNNNNNNNNNNNNNNNNNNNNNNNNNNNNNNNNNNNNNNNNNNNNNNNNNNNNNNNNNNNNNNNNNNNNNNNNNNNNNNNNNNNNNNNNNNNNNNNNNNNNNNNNNNNNNNNNNNNNNNNNNNNNNNNNNNNNNNNNNNNNNNNNNNNNNNNNNNNNNNNNNNNNNNNNNNNNNNNNNNNNNNNNNNNNNNNNNNNNNNNNNNNNNNNNNNNNNNNNNNNNNNNNNNNNNNNNNNNNNNNNNNNNNNNNNNNNNNNNNNNNNNNNNNNNNNNNNNNNNNNNNNNNNNNNNNNNNNNNNNNNNNNNNNNNNNNNNNNNNNNNNNNNNNNNNNNNNNNNNNNNNNNNNNNNNNNNNNNNNNNNNNNNNNNNNNNNNNNNNNNNNNNNNNNNNNNNNNNNNNNNNNNNNNNNNNNNNNNNNNNNNNNNNNCTACATAAAAGATTTAGGaagaaaaactttttatatatcATTGACCAATTTATGAACCAAGTATAGTGAAAATATTCGACGGATTTATAGTCAATCAACAGAGCAAAATGGCCGTATTTGTAAAACCGCAAACATAAATATAGAAGGTAAAAATCAAATTCATAGTAGAGATGCAGATGTGACACCTTTACTTAAAAGAACCAAGTAGTTACAAACTCTCAAAGACCAAACTCACACAAAAACAACAGAGTCTCTTTAAAATGGGCATGACCTTGTGATGTAAAAACTATGAAGTATTTGGAGGGCAAGAAGATATTCTGATCTTCAGCCTTTTCACTTTCAGCAAGTACTCTTTTTTTCAGAGAAGTGGggtttatatttgatattttgctAGAAATAAGACTTAAGGTGCGATACAAGTTTCAGTAGCTTAGTTTTGGCCTTTGACAAGTCATTTGTTTTTAAGATCCAAGTGTTCCTGAGTAGAGATAGAATATGATTGACTAGTATACAAACATCAAGACACGATCAGCATTCAGCATACatgactataaaaaaaaaaagcatttagCACACATGCCTCACTCATCAAAACAATACTCTATCTGGTCTTTATTATAAGAAACAAAtagattattatttaggtcCTAATTTTACAAAACATATACCGATTTTCAAAGAGTATTAATTGCTAGAATTCATTTTATACCCTTATTTATGTTACCTAGAAATCGGTTATTTCTCATATAAGTGGATGCATTAAATGAGTATTGTGAGTATTTTTGGAAAACAACTAAACTTCAACACTTTAAAATACTCCTCATTGGGCTTGAtgatttagttttttgtttcttaTAAAAAGAAGCGGATGGAATATCTACTTGTAATGACTAATGAGGGAGGCTAATACTGTAATACTGATCCAAAAATCAATACTAGTATGTATTATAGCAGAAGCATGTCCACATTTACTGATAACAGTGGGAAAGAATGTCAAGTAGAATTTGCACATTAACAATGGAAAACATTTCTTCACAAAAGAAGCACACATAAAAATTCCATTTAAGCATCTTTGCTACAAATTCCATTACTAAGCAAATAAAAATGTTGGTTATAAACACCTACAAGGAAAAAAGCAACTTGTCTGTGACTCTTATCAGAGGCAAGCTGAGCTGGTGTAAGGCCAGTATTATCGGTCACCACTAGGTCTTCCTTTTTACCAGCTTGTACTAACACGGTACAGGCCTCCAAGTTACCCCGAATGGCAGCCCAATGTAGAGGAGTGCAACCTGAATAAAGTAAGGAAAATAGAAGAATAATGCCTTTAAAACCAAAGGAcaattcataattcatattGGTGAGTGAATAATTTCAGCAAAATAAAAGGAGTTTAGGGTAGAGCATTAGAACATACCTTCTTTATCCTGACGCCCCCGATGTGCATCAAGAAATAACAGAAGACGTATAGAATCAGCAAAACCTTTGTAAGCAGCCCTAAAATTGAAGCCATAACAGAATAATCAATTCAAGCACTTTAAAAGTAGACTGACATGTATTTCACTTAAGCAGAAGAGTTCAAAATTACAGTTCCAAGGGAGCGTGAACATGTGAAACAAGATAAATAGCACAAAAGAAACTCATTAACTAACATCACATgctacaaaaattcatcaattacagaaaaattaaaaaggaaaagaCACAAGAAAAATTAGATGAATATCTAAAAAACAACAACCAGTCCTTGTCTCACCAGGTAGGATTGGCTGTTTGGATTAGACAATGCCAATTCCTTGTGATCAAGTCAATAAATAGCTCGGTTACCTCTAAATCTCTCCGAACAGTTGATCTATAGATTTCTTAGTCTCCCTCTACATCTAACTATTGGTCTATCACCTATGTGCCCAACCTTCCTTCTCATAGCTTCTACATGTCTTCTCCACACATGTTCATATCACCTAGGGATGGCAATGGGTATCCACGGGTATGGATAGTACTATTCCACTACCCTACCCATtggataaaaataacatttgtaGCCTATCCATATCCGTGCAGATATCCGCTTAACGAATATTTAACAGGTTTTTAAGTATCCACAAGTATGAGCGGATATCCATGAATTtcatcttttaaattaaaaaaatcattaatgtacaaaaattattattttgtggcATTATGTAAAAAGTTCCCCTATTTTTGTgtcaacacaaaaaaaaaatagtaacacAAAAACACTAAAGCATAAATAAAATATCCTATATAACAAAATTCTATCATAAAAACTATTAAtacataaacaaaaaaacattacaacatattaattttactaatttactaaCGGATACTGATACCATTACATCCGCCTCCGTATCCATTAACCAACGAGTAGTCAAACTATCTGTTAATTTTATCCGCGCATTAAGCTACATGCCTCGTACCCATTATAGATTTTATCTGCAGGTACGGATTTGTTTGCCATCGTTAATATCACCTAAGACAATATTCTATGATCTTTTCTACAATGGGAACTGTTACGTTTTATATTGGGCCTAACACATCCATATAAAACCGACTTGTAAGGTAAAGGTCTCTCTCTTTATAAGCTCATTTTAGGCCTTATCTCTAATATTCTATGTGAAATTTGGGTTTTCCCAATAGGAACTATCCCAATTGTCTCTCTAAATATTGTATTCCTATTTCATGTGGCCCCTCATGCATTTTAACATTACCCATCTTAACAACAATGAGTTTACATTCCCATTGATGCTTACTTAGTTACGCCCAAATATTGCGTCTCAAACAACATTGTAGGTCTTATAGTTGTGCAGTTAAAATTATCTTTAAGCTGGGATTCCAATATATATAACCAATACAGTAGGGAGATAATTCGAAGAAAAAATATAACGAGCATTGCtacaaatgaaattttaatcATGTATTCCACGTGCCACTTGGGCAAATTGGGACCAACTTCCTAGACAATGTTTTCACTAAAACTCTACCAAATGCACCCCTAgcttcatttttttgttttaaatgacCAAGCCAACTACAATTACAGTCTGCTTGAGGAAAACAATATACCACCATAAACTGGTGAAACATTGTTAGAGGACACATACTGAGCAAAGACTCTGTCAGTACATCATCTCACAAAATGAGTGCTTGGATGTGGAGTAGAGAGTGACGAAGAAAGGAAAACATTCATAGGAAAAAGGTTGCATTATGAAATTATCAATTACCAATGCAAGGGGCTTCTTCCATCATTATCAGGAACATCAGGGTCACCATTCCATTTTGATACAACATGGTAAAGGAAAGCTGTTTGACCATATTGAGCAGCAACATGTGTTGTCTGCatccaaatttattaaaattagttaaattgaCATTTAGCAGCACGACTCCCAAACCCTTCAAGCTAGAGGACAATCTGAGACTACAATCTGTCATAAGTAACCAGCTATGGAGTACCCCCTGTTGAtcttttgaataaatatatagGAAAAAATAACCACATCAATCTAACCTGATACCCATTCATGTCGGCAGAATTCACTCGAGCACCCTCTTGGAGTAAAAGCTCTGCAACCTGAATGGCACCCCGAACCGCACTCCAATGCAAGGCTGTTTGGCCAGTATGATCTGTTGCATTTACATCTCCCCCATGCTGTCAATCAACACCAATACAAAACAAAGTTAATACCAAAACCACCAGCCAACACTGTGCATTACATAAAGAGAACCAAATACAGTTTCATACTTATTATCactcaaaattttgaaaattaaacacACTCACATACAAGAACATTAGTTGCAACACaattaaataacataatcaatttaCATTTACATAACCCAAAACAAGACCAACAAGCTGAACTATGTTAAACAAAAAATTGCAAACTAAAAGCATCATCATCAATTCCTTTTCAATATccctttttaaataataattattaaagtcttgaacttttattttctttcttttggggtAAAGTCAAGAAACAGTAATTCCGTAAGTCGTATAGCAACAGATGCATTCAAGAAACAATCAGAGAAAAACCCTAAAAGGGAATAagaataacaaaaatgaaactAAGCTAAAAAAGGAAACAAAGCAAACGCAATTCAACAAACCGATCAAAGAACCTCAATTATGTACTGAGCAGCGGCAGTGCGGTTATTGAGTGCGGCCCACTGAAGCGCGTAGTAACCCAAACCATCAGGCTCGGTAACGAGGCAACCCTCTTGCTCCACCAATCTCTGTAGCTTCTCCAAATCCCCATAAGCCGCGGCCGTGTAGACGTCGTTCCGGAGGGTTTCTTCGGCGACTTCATCGGCGGAAGAAGAAGGCGTGGATTGTTGATCGCGGGATTGAACCTCGTCGACGACCTCGATCTCGGATGACATAGCTGTGAGTAAGAAGAAGGAAATTGTATGAAATTGGGAGAATTAAGGGAAATGGATAAGAAGggattgaaattgaaatgaattCTAGGGTTTTTGGTGGAAGATGGGAGAAAGGGTTTGGGTCATGGCCGTCCCTGTTGACCCTTCTGAGGACGAAGGAATCAAAGACGGACGCGATAACAGCTAGattattaaattagattattattattatttagatttAGATTAGACGATACATAATTCATAAATGCTATTATTATTCTCTATTTAAGATTTATTATTCATTCATCACCATCCTTATCATAGGAGGCCACTTGTCTAGTGTCTTTGGGTGGTAATGCTACTGGTGGGACCGGCCTCGTCTATTCTTCACATCATTCATTCTTTTTCCCTNNNNNNNNNNNNNNNNNNNNNNNNNNNNNNNNNNNNNNNNNNNNNNNNNNNNNNNNNNNNNNNNNNNNNNNNNNNNNNNNNNNNNNNNNNNNNNNNNNNNNNNNNNNNNNNNNNNNNNNNNNNNNNNNNNNNNNNNNNNNNNNNNNNNNNNNNNNNNNNNNNNNNNNNNNNNNNNNNNNNNNNNNNNNNNNNNNNNNNNNNNNNNNNNNNNNNNNNNNNNNNNNNNNNNNNNNNNNNNNNNNNNNNNNNNNNNNNNNNNNNNcctacaatattttttttttaaaaaaaaaataataataaatacatttattaatcaacgtataatttaaaaacttcTTCACAATATTTATTAGTTGATCTATAATTCAAGAACTACAagacaattaattttaatgaactcttactataaaaaatattataatcatcataacaaaaaaaaaccaTATAATCAATACACCtggatttagaaaataattatttagagCGGCCTTAAACCTCCCTCacatgaataaaataaaatttatattgtttccctgttatgttttatttgaaCATCTTTAAATGATTCAAAGTATAAATGATGATTACTAATAttgttctattttattttatcttgtcTTTTGGTTAATCACTTAATCTAGACAACAAAATTGCATTTACCTTTTAAGATTTAATGTGCATGcataatcataaacaaaatattatattttatattatttattttttcatcaaaaaatgtattgtttttattttatttttttgctaatccgaacaaataaaaaaaatttgaagctGCCTTTTATTGGTTTGTTGATTTGTTCCTCCATTTATAAATTAGTTTACATAGTATTTATTCTCATTTTTC contains:
- the LOC101511808 gene encoding protein S-acyltransferase 24, with the translated sequence MSSEIEVVDEVQSRDQQSTPSSSADEVAEETLRNDVYTAAAYGDLEKLQRLVEQEGCLVTEPDGLGYYALQWAALNNRTAAAQYIIEHGGDVNATDHTGQTALHWSAVRGAIQVAELLLQEGARVNSADMNGYQTTHVAAQYGQTAFLYHVVSKWNGDPDVPDNDGRSPLHWAAYKGFADSIRLLLFLDAHRGRQDKEGCTPLHWAAIRGNLEACTVLVQAGKKEDLVVTDNTGLTPAQLASDKSHRQVAFFLGNARRLLDKRFDSNSRLGRISKLGLAPVLWCIIFVLLVTYIHSVILATNMPKLTAAAGLFAWFGVLLASVGLVMFYRCSSKDPGYIRMNVHDSQNMKDDEPLLKIEINNPALLAGNWSQLCATCKIVRPLRAKHCSTCDRCVEQFDHHCPWVSNCIGKKNKWDFFAFLILEVSAMLVTGGVCLTRVLTDPLAPSSFGAWFNYVGKNHIGAISFLIADFFLFFGVFALTVVQASQISRNITTNEVANIMRYSYLRGPGGRFRNPYDHGIKKNCSDFLINGYNEDLQYVEELGQSDEGVGMMHISRSSNVRNGDSHSQSEYAKGNGNGHVVINVNSNSTNPKTHHGHINGHVHSSHCSHSNQGKTRNDSIPVGLGLGLGRNTRSVSPSS